A stretch of Oreochromis aureus strain Israel breed Guangdong linkage group 11, ZZ_aureus, whole genome shotgun sequence DNA encodes these proteins:
- the ccdc127a gene encoding coiled-coil domain-containing protein 127 isoform X1 — MNNLNDPPRWNIQPDPRGRGAGAGDGNQWNYALLVPMLGLAAFRWIWTRESQREIQKVKAQYDKDVSTIKSEMEARYRETLTERRRAAATLELELEKERQRVKGYKQALVSQSQQLMEERKQLQQERESLEEEKQKLVKSGAAGALLHQALEKEQNWYNRATVTLKELEGLLVERQNAYCSLIQPRDQRLEMEKNMLLKVVKDPIGADLDLETDLKDIFKRDKHCADLLNMDRRKNGSLMWVYLKYWQLQITVQKHKRAEEAILGGKIHSDTK; from the exons ATGAACAACTTGAATGATCCCCCAAGATGGAACATCCAACCAGATCCCAGAGGAAGGGGGGCGGGCGCAGGCGATGGCAACCAGTGGAACTACGCCCTGCTGGTCCCCATGCTGGGACTGGCTGCATTTC GATGGATCTGGACCAGAGAATCTCAGAGGGAGATCCAGAAGGTGAAAGCTCAGTATGACAAAGATGTGTCTACAATAAAAAGTGAGATGGAGGCCCGTTACCGGGAGACACTTACCGAGAGGCGCAGGGCAGCAGCTACGCTGGAGCTGGAGctggagaaagagagacagcGGGTCAAAGGCTACAAGCAGGCCTTGGTCTCACAGAGCCAGCAGCTTATGGAAGAAAGGAAGCAGTTACAGCAG GAGCGAGAGTCCTTAGAGGAAGAGAAGCAAAAGTTGGTGAAATCTGGAGCTGCAGGTGCTCTGCTGCATCAAGCTCTGGAAAAAGAGCAGAACTGGTACAACCGAGCCACAGTCACTCTGAAGGAGCTGGAGGGTTTACTTGTGGAGCGGCAGAACGCCTACTGCTCCCTCATCCAGCCTCGAGATCAGCGGCTGGAGATGGAGAAGAACATGCTGCTTAAGGTCGTTAAAGATCCCATTGGGGCAGACCTGGATCTAGAGACTGACCTGAAGGATATTTTTAAGAGAGACAAGCATTGTGCCGACCTGCTAAACATGGACAGGAGGAAGAACGGAAGCCTCATGTGGGTGTACCTCAAGTATTGGCAGCTGCAGATCACCGTCCAGAAACACAAAAGAGCCGAGGAAGCCATATTAGGAGGGAAAATCCACTCAGACACAAAGTGA
- the ccdc127a gene encoding coiled-coil domain-containing protein 127 isoform X2, with translation MIRWIWTRESQREIQKVKAQYDKDVSTIKSEMEARYRETLTERRRAAATLELELEKERQRVKGYKQALVSQSQQLMEERKQLQQERESLEEEKQKLVKSGAAGALLHQALEKEQNWYNRATVTLKELEGLLVERQNAYCSLIQPRDQRLEMEKNMLLKVVKDPIGADLDLETDLKDIFKRDKHCADLLNMDRRKNGSLMWVYLKYWQLQITVQKHKRAEEAILGGKIHSDTK, from the exons ATGATCA GATGGATCTGGACCAGAGAATCTCAGAGGGAGATCCAGAAGGTGAAAGCTCAGTATGACAAAGATGTGTCTACAATAAAAAGTGAGATGGAGGCCCGTTACCGGGAGACACTTACCGAGAGGCGCAGGGCAGCAGCTACGCTGGAGCTGGAGctggagaaagagagacagcGGGTCAAAGGCTACAAGCAGGCCTTGGTCTCACAGAGCCAGCAGCTTATGGAAGAAAGGAAGCAGTTACAGCAG GAGCGAGAGTCCTTAGAGGAAGAGAAGCAAAAGTTGGTGAAATCTGGAGCTGCAGGTGCTCTGCTGCATCAAGCTCTGGAAAAAGAGCAGAACTGGTACAACCGAGCCACAGTCACTCTGAAGGAGCTGGAGGGTTTACTTGTGGAGCGGCAGAACGCCTACTGCTCCCTCATCCAGCCTCGAGATCAGCGGCTGGAGATGGAGAAGAACATGCTGCTTAAGGTCGTTAAAGATCCCATTGGGGCAGACCTGGATCTAGAGACTGACCTGAAGGATATTTTTAAGAGAGACAAGCATTGTGCCGACCTGCTAAACATGGACAGGAGGAAGAACGGAAGCCTCATGTGGGTGTACCTCAAGTATTGGCAGCTGCAGATCACCGTCCAGAAACACAAAAGAGCCGAGGAAGCCATATTAGGAGGGAAAATCCACTCAGACACAAAGTGA
- the zmp:0000000930 gene encoding uncharacterized protein zmp:0000000930, with product MHCVSRGGCYLVNSWCDLREENRWKKESYEACWVSLVLETRPQYRLKLSESDSIRRESYKQQQVAHFMVERSPSQILMLGSNSGAMTKHQLPLFNTSREVDRTTTSFRHTEEPVIKEKPIAGADRQGTGATMDQDLSKPVRVNFRASSLMSSPRETSDRVQRRE from the exons ATGCACTGTGTGAGCAGAGGAGGCTGCTACCTGGTGAACTCCTGGTGTGATCTTCGGGAGGAGAACAGGTGGAAGAAGGAGAGCTATGAAGCCTGCTGGGTGAGCCTCGTCCTTGAAACCAGACCACAGTACAG GCTGAAGCTGTCAGAGAGCGACAGCATTCGCAGAGAGAGTTATAAACAGCAACAGGTGGCCCACTTCATGGTGGAGAGGAGCCCCAGCCAGATACTGATGCTGGGCAGCAACAGTGGAGCGATGACAAAGCACCAGCTACCCTTATTCAACACCAGCAGGGAGGTGGATCGTACTACAACCAGCTTTAGGCACACAGAAGAGCCTGTTATAAAAGAGAAGCCGATTGCTGGAGCAGATAGACAGGGAACAGGAGCCACCATGGATCAAGATCTTAGCAAGCCGGTTAGAGTGAACTTCAGGGCCTCGAGTCTGATGTCCTCTCCCAGGGAAACCTCTGATCGGGTTCAGAGAAGGGAGTGA
- the mrpl32 gene encoding 39S ribosomal protein L32, mitochondrial: MMNLSALIHSLRCSLLRIESRLLQAAGLEAQLAPGLAVNGPSLLPQLGQEQQLEEQQPGLLDSIMWMAAPKKRRTIEINRTRRRAESKLIKVKNNIEPCPECGHLKQKHILCGFCYAKVCKETGMIRHQIQAMEGGPLKAPTVETVVLYEGETPKEQDKDKRIVERPRKRPAWFSY, translated from the exons ATGATGAATTTATCCGCGTTAATTCACAGCCTCAGGTGCTCTCTGCTGCGCATTGAGAGTAGACTTTTGCAGGCGGCTGGACTAGAAGCACAGTTGG CTCCGGGTCTGGCTGTGAACGGCCCCAGCCTCTTGCCTCAGCTCGGCCAGgagcagcagctggaggagcagcagccCGGCCTCCTGGACAGCATCATGTGGATGGCAGCACCCAAGAAGAGGCGCACAATCGAGATTAACCGCACCAGGAGGAGAGCTGAGAGCAAACTTATAAAAGTCAAG AACAACATCGAGCCGTGTCCAGAGTGTGGCCActtgaaacagaaacacatcctGTGTGGCTTCTGTTACGCTAAGGTGTGCAAGGAGACCGGTATGATTCGTCATCAGATTCAAGCCATGGAAGGAGGCCCATTAAAGGCCCCCACTGTGGAGACTGTGGTCCTATATGAGGGGGAAACCCCAAAGGAGCAGGACAAAGACAAGAGGATAGTGGAGAGGCCCAGGAAAAGGCCTGCATGGTTCAGCTACTGA
- the psma2 gene encoding proteasome subunit alpha type-2 — translation MAERGYSFSLTTFSPSGKLVQIEYALAAVAAGAPSVGIKASNGVVLATEKKQKSILYDEQSVHKVEPITKHIGMVYSGMGPDYRVLVRRARKLAQQYFLVYQEPIPTGQLVQRVASVMQEYTQSGGVRPFGVSLLIAGWDEDQPYLFQSDPSGAYFAWKATAMGKNYVNGKTFLEKRYNNDLELEDAIHTAILTLKESFEGQMTEENIEVGICNEAGFKRLTPAEVKDYLAAIA, via the exons ATGGCGGAACGTGGTTACAGTTTCTCGCTCACCACATTTAG CCCCTCTGGTAAGCTGGTCCAGATCGAGTATGCTCTGGCAGCAGTAGCAGCCGGAGCCCCCTCGGTGGGCATCAAAG CTTCCAATGGCGTTGTCTTGGcaacagagaaaaaacagaagtcCATACTGTATGATGAACAGAGCGTCCATAAAGTGGAGCCCATCACTAAACACATAGGAATGGTCTACAGCGGCATGGGGCCTGACTACCG GGTTTTAGTGAGGCGAGCCCGCAAGTTGGCACAACAGTACTTCCTGGTTTACCAGGAGCCCATTCCCACAGGCCAGCTTGTCCAGAGGGTGGCCTCTGTGATGCAGGAGTACACACAGTCTGG TGGAGTGCGTCCATTTGGTGTGTCTCTGCTGATAGCTGGATGGGACGAAGACCAGCCCTACTTGTTCCAGTCGGACCCTTCT GGTGCATATTTCGCATGGAAAGCCACAGCCATGGGGAAGAACTATGTTAATGGAAAAACATTCCTTGAAAAAAG gTATAACAATGACTTGGAATTAGAAGACGCCATCCACACAGCCATCCTGACATTAAAG GAGAGTTTTGAGGGTCAGATGACAGAGGAGAACATTGAAGTGGGCATCTGCAACGAGGCTGGCTTCAAAAGACTCACCCCAGCAGAGGTGAAAGACTACCTGGCAGCCATTGCGTGA